In Monodelphis domestica isolate mMonDom1 chromosome 4, mMonDom1.pri, whole genome shotgun sequence, one DNA window encodes the following:
- the MXRA8 gene encoding matrix remodeling-associated protein 8 isoform X2: MEQLPRKVLLWHLLLLQTCSVHLFSATPPGSGGSTVVSEASLSQPAGARALLRCQSLRMVWTQDRLNDRQRVVHWDLSGGPGSTPRRLLDMYSAGEQRVYASRDHNRLLLAPSAFQDGNFSLIIRSVEEQDEGLYTCNLHHHYCHLYETLAIRLQVTDDPMEAGAHWDGEKEVLVVERGFPALLTCVNRAQVWTERHIEEEQQVVHWDRQPPGVPHDRADRLLDLYASGERRAYGPPFLHSRMEVSKDAFARGDFSLSIDPLERADEGTYSCHLHHHYCGLHERRIFHLAVSEPLPEPRGPAPAPEDTPSNRTSQSRSPSPADPPVVQGHNVINVIIPESRAHFFQQLGYVLATLLLFILLLITVVLATRHRRHRGYAYDVKKSGGKDVNLKEFSADSADLSQLRSEDIRLDYKNNILKEQVELALGVPAKNIDLDREFRKEYCK, from the exons ATGGAGCAGTTACCCAGGAAAGTCCTCCTCTGGCATCTCCTGCTCCTGCAGA cCTGCAGTGTCCACCTCTTCTCAG CCACACCTCCAGGGTCAGGGGGCAGCACGGTGGTGTCCGAAGCTAGCCTGAGCCAGCCTGCCGGAGCCCGCGCTCTCCTGCGTTGCCAAAGCCTCCGCATGGTGTGGACGCAGGACCGCCTGAACGATCGGCAGCGAGTGGTCCACTGGGACCTGAGTGGTGGCCCTGGCAGCACCCCACGCCGACTCCTGGACATGTATTCTGCCGGGGAGCAACGCGTCTATGCCTCTAGGGACCACAACCGCCTCCTCCTGGCTCCCTCAGCCTTCCAGGATGGCAATTTCTCTCTGATCATCCGCT CTGTGGAGGAGCAGGATGAAGGCTTGTACACCTGTAACCTTCACCACCATTACTGCCACCTCTACGAGACCCTGGCCATTCGTCTGCAGGTCACCGATGACC ccaTGGAAGCTGGCGCCCACTGGGACGGCGAGAAGGAGGTCCTGGTGGTGGAGAGGGGCTTCCCGGCGCTGCTGACATGTGTGAACAGAGCCCAGGTGTGGACCGAACGACACATAGAGGAGGAGCAGCAAGTGGTCCACTGGGACCGGCAGCCTCCGGGCGTCCCTCATGACCGTGCTGACCGCCTGCTGGACCTGTATGCCTCAGGTGAGCGGCGTGCCTACGGCCCTCCCTTTCTGCACAGCCGCATGGAGGTCAGCAAGGATGCCTTTGCCCGGGGAGACTTCTCCCTGAGCATCGACCCCTTGGAGCGGGCGGACGAGGGCACCTACTCCTGTCACCTGCACCATCACTACTGCGGACTCCACGAGCGGCGCATCTTCCACTTGGCCGTCTCGGAGCCCTTGCCTGAACCCCGAGGCCCTGCCCCAGCCCCTGAGGACACCCCCAGCAACCGTACCAGCCAGAGCCGAAGCCCGTCCCCTGCTG ATCCGCCGGTGGTCCAAGGCCACAACGTCATCAATGTCATCATCCCGGAAAGCCGGGCACACTTCTTTCAGCAGCTGGGATACGTGCTGGCCACCTTGCTACTCTTCATCCTTCTCCTCATCACCGTGGTCCTCGCCACGCGTCATCGGCGGCACAGAG GCTACGCCTACGATGTGAAGAAGTCTGGCGG GAAAGATGTTAATTTGAAGGAGTTTTCAGCAGATTCAGCTGATTTGTCTCAGCTTAGGAGCGAGGACATCAGGCTGG atTATAAAAACAACATCCTGAAGGAGCAAGTGGAGCTGGCCTTGGGAGTCCCAGCCAAAAACATCGACTTAGACAGGG AGTTCCGGAAGGAATATTGCAAATGA
- the MXRA8 gene encoding matrix remodeling-associated protein 8 isoform X1 has translation MEQLPRKVLLWHLLLLQTCSVHLFSATPPGSGGSTVVSEASLSQPAGARALLRCQSLRMVWTQDRLNDRQRVVHWDLSGGPGSTPRRLLDMYSAGEQRVYASRDHNRLLLAPSAFQDGNFSLIIRSVEEQDEGLYTCNLHHHYCHLYETLAIRLQVTDDPMEAGAHWDGEKEVLVVERGFPALLTCVNRAQVWTERHIEEEQQVVHWDRQPPGVPHDRADRLLDLYASGERRAYGPPFLHSRMEVSKDAFARGDFSLSIDPLERADEGTYSCHLHHHYCGLHERRIFHLAVSEPLPEPRGPAPAPEDTPSNRTSQSRSPSPADPPVVQGHNVINVIIPESRAHFFQQLGYVLATLLLFILLLITVVLATRHRRHRGYAYDVKKSGGKDVNLKEFSADSADLSQLRSEDIRLDYKNNILKEQVELALGVPAKNIDLDRGERPVPVCTSVCVQLGRDSLVHWGERTPEEKWGSREEGKEGSDPGTEGGSSFRPQGPREDKMWSKPLILQRKKLSARDS, from the exons ATGGAGCAGTTACCCAGGAAAGTCCTCCTCTGGCATCTCCTGCTCCTGCAGA cCTGCAGTGTCCACCTCTTCTCAG CCACACCTCCAGGGTCAGGGGGCAGCACGGTGGTGTCCGAAGCTAGCCTGAGCCAGCCTGCCGGAGCCCGCGCTCTCCTGCGTTGCCAAAGCCTCCGCATGGTGTGGACGCAGGACCGCCTGAACGATCGGCAGCGAGTGGTCCACTGGGACCTGAGTGGTGGCCCTGGCAGCACCCCACGCCGACTCCTGGACATGTATTCTGCCGGGGAGCAACGCGTCTATGCCTCTAGGGACCACAACCGCCTCCTCCTGGCTCCCTCAGCCTTCCAGGATGGCAATTTCTCTCTGATCATCCGCT CTGTGGAGGAGCAGGATGAAGGCTTGTACACCTGTAACCTTCACCACCATTACTGCCACCTCTACGAGACCCTGGCCATTCGTCTGCAGGTCACCGATGACC ccaTGGAAGCTGGCGCCCACTGGGACGGCGAGAAGGAGGTCCTGGTGGTGGAGAGGGGCTTCCCGGCGCTGCTGACATGTGTGAACAGAGCCCAGGTGTGGACCGAACGACACATAGAGGAGGAGCAGCAAGTGGTCCACTGGGACCGGCAGCCTCCGGGCGTCCCTCATGACCGTGCTGACCGCCTGCTGGACCTGTATGCCTCAGGTGAGCGGCGTGCCTACGGCCCTCCCTTTCTGCACAGCCGCATGGAGGTCAGCAAGGATGCCTTTGCCCGGGGAGACTTCTCCCTGAGCATCGACCCCTTGGAGCGGGCGGACGAGGGCACCTACTCCTGTCACCTGCACCATCACTACTGCGGACTCCACGAGCGGCGCATCTTCCACTTGGCCGTCTCGGAGCCCTTGCCTGAACCCCGAGGCCCTGCCCCAGCCCCTGAGGACACCCCCAGCAACCGTACCAGCCAGAGCCGAAGCCCGTCCCCTGCTG ATCCGCCGGTGGTCCAAGGCCACAACGTCATCAATGTCATCATCCCGGAAAGCCGGGCACACTTCTTTCAGCAGCTGGGATACGTGCTGGCCACCTTGCTACTCTTCATCCTTCTCCTCATCACCGTGGTCCTCGCCACGCGTCATCGGCGGCACAGAG GCTACGCCTACGATGTGAAGAAGTCTGGCGG GAAAGATGTTAATTTGAAGGAGTTTTCAGCAGATTCAGCTGATTTGTCTCAGCTTAGGAGCGAGGACATCAGGCTGG atTATAAAAACAACATCCTGAAGGAGCAAGTGGAGCTGGCCTTGGGAGTCCCAGCCAAAAACATCGACTTAGACAGGGGTGAGAGACCGGTGCCTGTGTGCACGTCTGTGTGTGTGCAGCTGGGGCGTGATTCCTTGGTCCATTGGGGGGAAAGGACcccagaggaaaaatgggggagcagggaagaggggaaggaaggctcTGACCCGGGCACAGAGGGAGGGTCCAGCTTTAGACCTCAGGGACCCAGGGAGGATAAAATGTGGTCCAAACCCCTCATTCTACAGAGGAAAAAGCTGAGTGCCAGAGACAGTTGA